The Sesamum indicum cultivar Zhongzhi No. 13 linkage group LG6, S_indicum_v1.0, whole genome shotgun sequence genomic interval gtagtaCAATTACAAGCACTGAACCTAATTTGCAGTATAATTAGGATGACCTAATCTTAACAAATCACATGCAAAGTGgagtgaatatatatatatatatatatatatatatatgctaatGTACGTAGATGTGGAAACACTATCAGCAAGTCACTAATCTTAGGCtaatgcataattaattaagtgtaAAACCCGTGATAAGGTTCCACAGCCGCCGATTAACTAATAGTCCGACATGTCCTAAGTtgtctttatatatatgtggtggAGTAATTGTCGGAAGATAATCATCTTTATGGCTTGCCTTTTTGCTAATTACTTCCATAAACCATTACTTTCATTCACTAATGACTATAACtcactaaaataattaatttatttttctcattttcaagaaaatattacaaaataactATTGAGCaagaatatgtattttaattctttatttcgacggaagaatttgaattttcaggGAATAATTTAGGACAAAAAAGGACTTCAAACCATtctatatgtattaaaataaataaataaatgatactcataatttttttgttatggttaattgttatgttaaaaataaaaaatcatgccAAATGCAATTAACCACGGCAATGCAACTACTATTAGTTATTGTCTTTGCAAATGACGCAAGAACATTAGCGGCAACTAAGaactatgacaaatattttgataaatgcTAATTAACTGTGGTCAAATCTTAAATTTTTGGCATCTGCTTTCTTGACtgtagtatatatattgtattgatttattatgatttttaagtcgtcggtgatttataatatagggaataatttattttgtttaagtGATAATAACATATAAGCCAAAATACTTATCTCGTctctcaaaattataaaaaaaaattatgagtctATCCCTACCTagtgctaattaattaaaaatattgcacGAGTCAACATTGGCTTTACACACACATTATTGGAcgattaaacaaaattaaagcaCAAGTTGATAAGAATGCAGATAACTACTTCGTAAATAATGGCAGTTGTCCCTCTCATGACATCAATCTTTCTATTCTGGTTTCATCGCGAATGAAACTGCGCGCTGCATGGATAATTCCTAGTTTATGaccaactaattaatatttaatgatgTCCTAATCAAGATTAAACTAACGACAAACAGCATAATTAAAGAGCCTAACCTAACTTATGGTCTTTTCGCCGTTGGTTATGAGATTCTCACTTTTCGTTTcgtaacttttcaaaaaatagcagttttagtcctttaacaCCTCCCATtagatatttaatgaaatgcCATATGGCTATTAAGTGCATAGGACAAGAAGTGCtattctttgaaaattattggtttaaaagtgaaaatttcataattaatgggaccaaaagtataaAAGCCGCACGGGCCACATgacatttttcaattaaatatctaATGAAAAGATgtcatgggaccaaaagtactatttttacaaattatggaaccaaaagtaattaaaaattccgTAATCAATgaaaccaaaattgaaaatactcTAGTTTCGGGACGAAAAATGTTATTTCTCGGAGCGGACGTGAGTACCAACTAAAGCGAAATGTTGGGATTTAATTATTGGTGGCAAATTGCattaatgaattaatctaGTGGTTTCCACTAATTAATAGCTTTTGGATTAAGGAGCTCTAAAGTGTGATTAAGTCAAAAGCTTGCTTATCATGATCTCTTTCCATTGTGGATTACGCATACATGCAGGTACAATACATTTAAGTGTATTGCTCTTTtaacatgtataaatatacgTAGACTTCTCCAGAGTTTTTCATTGTCAGCTCATAATatcgagaaaaaaaaaaaaaaaaacccgaGAAGAAACGAACATTTTTACGTACCTATCGACGATTAATGGCGAAAATACATCCGAATTATACGTCAACGAGCAGTAGTAATAGTAGTTGCTGTGTTTCTTCATCAGAAAGAGAAACATTCACAGTTTGGATGAAGTCCTTGGTGTTTCATGGGAATGGTTGCACTGTGTTTAACTCTAGAGGCGACGTCGTTTTCCGGGTGGATAATTACCAGCAGCGATGCAGCAGAAAAGTCTACCTCATGGACTCCAATGGCAAAGTTTTGTTCACTATAAGTAGAAAGGTATGTGAAATTTGgttgattttttatgtattttcgATACTAACAAGTGTCGGACGTTGtcttaaaattgtatttcttgGTCTTTTTTCCGCAGAAATTACCAATTTTTGGATGGTGGGAGGGGTTTAAATGGACTGGTAACTCTAGGGTTGGCGTGGAGAGGCCATGGTTTCAAGTGAGAAGAACTCACCCTATTTTGAGCAAAGATGTTTCTTGCATTGTTAACCTTAAAAGTGACGAAAACATGGGTAGTTGCTACAGAATCATAGGGTTGGAAGGGAAATCCGCCCTCAAGATTCTCGACTTTTCAGGGCAAATTGTTGCCGAGGTTAGTATTTTAGCATCGTTtgtatgttataattattttagattcAAGAATCTTCGATACGACCATCGATGTGTGTGTCCAGTATTGATCCCATAAGACGGAGGGTTTCGACAGTAGTAATGAATTgctatattttgtaataaaatcttACAAATTATATGACATGTTTGGGGCAAATGTTTGATATGTGTGTGCAGGCTACACAAAAGCAGTCATCGTCAGGAGTTCCTTTGGGAGAAGATGTATTGGCATTGATGGTGGAAGGCAATGCTGATAGATCACTTATTATGGCTCTTGTCACAGTTTATGGCTTGATCAACAATAAGCTGTAGAGGTCAATACTATGTACAGCCAAACATGCCATTAGTGCTTTTTTGAGAGAAAGGGGAAAAAGCTGGGAAGGAAGACAGATTAATTTAGAGAGTTTTGGTGTAAATTTGCTTTATGGATCCTAAATTTTGTTATGTAAATGCTTTATTTGTttgaaatcaagaaagccccTTTTTCTTATAGAAAAAAGTTTGCATTTAGCTTATTGTTTGAGTCTTCTACAtctattaataacaaaattatatccatatatatatttattttgaaataaaatcgTCCATTTTTCCAGCAAAAATCAAAGACTCATCAATACTATGAGGCGAATTTAtccgaaaaaaaaataaataaaaattgacattttagcccttaaaaaaataacacatgCCACTTAAATGGTGAGGGTgcaattttccaacaaaaaccaaaaaaaaaaaatcaattttaattagttctaACTAACTTATTGGTTGAAACCATAGCTAATGAGCCAACAATGTAGTACTATAATGTTGTCCCCCACGCGTCCCGAATTGTATCTCTTAACACATGATTCGTATGTAGGAATGAAATTAACTGAGAACAAAATGGATTTAGGAtttgaataaagaaataaaagaaattgtacTTGAATATAGCATTCCTATGATTGGTATATACAATCAAATTATAAGGTAATAGAATTGTCATTTCTTAGTTGATTctattaacataaataataattagagaACAATGACTggtaatcaaataaaatcatttttataacaaatttgctcttttgtaattttttcaaaaaaaaatatttatttcatactCTATTGAGTATGTTGagttcaattatataataatagtattttcaaaattactcATGGAAGGGtataaacaatattattaaatatatataaaaattatttatttatataataaataatttattgactcgttaaatatatagataatatttttctgccaaaatataaaaaatgatatgaaCAATCAAATGGACTAATGTATTTAATCAGTGCatgtatcatttttaatttattcagtacttagttaattttttttgaatgaataaaataattaaatatcaaaataatatcacttttttcttaccatatatatataattatttttttatactagatacaaaaaatactcaaatttaataacaattaaaattgaatattaaattaataccaaaaaaaaaaaaaacttccaTTTCCTAAATGGTTGGAATAGCTAATACCATGGGGAGGGAATGGCTAATCCCTTTTCTACgagaagaaaaattcttaGTCGAATCAAATTTGGTCGAACCAAACCAATCAAAGTacaagtgtattacacttgCTATGTGATTAGCCACTTTTCTTgaactgtacaccaatcacatgacCAATCACACGACAGGTGAAttgcacttgtcatataattggttcGGGTTCGACCGAACTCGGTTTGAACTAGAATTTCCCCTAGAGTATAGGAATTCCCATGGGAATAAGTATTTTCAAACCGCGAGCATACCAATCAAGATGTAGGAATGGACTTGGGAATACTCACTCCATTCCCACTTCATTCCTACATACCCGTCACACCCTTAAGTATTGTCCATGGGAACAAAGCAATGTAAGTACTCGTGCCAAGTCCCTCATTTTGGACAATGAACGATATTGTACGTCTCACATGAGTTGCAGATAAAAAGATTGTGTGGATTATACATAAGCCCTAGAGCATTTTTTACGTAACAAAAccgttttttaaaataaaattgtgagtTTAAAAAATCAGAGAGGACAATAACTTGCACTATGGAACTTCGACGGGAACATTTACCAAAAGCAGTTATACAATATATACGCAAATCTACGCACGTAACGCATAGGCATGCATTAAAAAACcttcatcaaaatataaaatgcatGTTTTCACGTAAAATTAACGACAATATAATATCAAGAATCAACCAAAAAATGTAGGTATTGACATAATATATGTGTTGATCAGAACATCATGTGATAGACAAAGTTCAAAGTGTACATGCACTGTCTCTTGCATATGTCATGTGACGATCGATGAAAgttgaattaattcaaatatttaagttgtccaatactaaaaatatcaacttgGCCTAGTAATTCAAGTCGGGCGATTACTATATTTGGTTCTCTACCTAATCTACCAGACATCACATGCAAACTCctgtaagaaatattatttttatcctCATTCATCAGctttttctcattatttaagataattattacatgtacttaattatattcttcTAAGAAATCCACATTGCGTCGAAATGAATGTgtcttcaaaaaaatattttagggatgataatgtaattaaagGAATCggaaatcatattttatttattttaggtcCCCACCTATTATACTTTTCGTTATCCAATGATCTCTTTGGTTGATTGTAAGACTTGATTATCATTTGGGATATAAGTCTTTGTCGAACTGGATTGTTTTTGTTACAATGTGTTCGATAAATACATAGTATGGTATATCCTTGATGTTCATATTATgtgttatttaaaagaaaaaaacatttgGTGGTTCTGTCACCGAGAAAAAGAGGTTTCAGATTTATAAGTTGGATAAACTCCTTATTtgggaaaaattgcaattcatAAGCcataatttagtttatttgtgattttgctCCCATCATTTTACAGCTCAACAGATTTAATcctacaaataaaagaaaattacaatttacgtCCCATTGtccatttttcttataataatagtGTCAAAAAAAGATTTGATAGAGAAGGGGATTAACAAAAAACCGTCTCTAACCCAACCACAATAACGTCCAAATGATATATAtgatacaataatatatatatatatatatatattgacattcaatttgtttttttgaaaaaaaaaaaagaatcatttaTCTCTGCTTACACAAAACATAAATTGATGGAGCTGCTtccatataatataatatttgtttgttgcataagaaaattatttcctaatttatacatagtttatataattcatatttaaaaaaacagagaaataATACTCATTGTGAATGTGGGGGTTGGGCGCTAGTTAATGTATTACAAACGTGTTTGGTCAACACTACCGTGATGAAATCAATTGGATTAAACAAAAGCAGAACCTGATAAGAATGGCCTATCCGAAAACTGAGAAACTACTTGCTACCCATACACATTATcacatcaataataataataatactgataataacaataacaattaTTGCGATTGGGAAGATACGCCTGTTTTGTAACGACTCAAGGGTCGAAGATCGAGAAgtgagttaattattatttagacAAATCAAATCTTCAAACACGACaagattatataaatactcccTCGTAATTTCATGTACTAGATGTTGTAGTTTTAGTTTAGGTCAAGAAAGAAAGTGTAATCGTCTCACCAATAGTTGAAACTCCATCGAGGAATTTTGTTCAGATTAGGATAcgagaaagaaagagatggAACAATCAATACACTTTACTCTAGTTTGTGTTTTCTAACAAATGATTAAGGGTTGAGGCCCAAGGCCCCATGACCATGAGGTCATTGTCTAACGTCCACCAATGTGCGGGagttagtatattttaatagtatttattgatctactataataataattattgattaattatatatatttgaccgTATAtcaattgttaattattaaaattcacaaTGTAATAGTGACTGAAAGCTAATGGTTATGAGCATTGAAGTTAATTCGATGAGAATCTTCTATCATACTTTGGTATGATTATCACGGTATAATTGGTACGCCTCCCTTCTGagaattaaaacatataattaaattaaactatagtttaaaatttgagatGCATACCATACACACATTGTTTAATACTGCTGTATATCACCCCCATCAATGAGAGAAACAGcaatttgaataatgtaactgaatatattaatgaacAAAAGCTACACCAGTTCTTTACATATGATCACAAGTATATAAAGGATACTACACAAAAAATCAAGAGACCAacgaaagaaaaagaacaagaatcgGGCACGGTGCAGCGTTCTTGCGCGATGAAGTGACCattttggattttctattacaTGTAACGGAATCAACAATAAATtccgagaaagaaaatatattcagcAATTTACAAAGaatttattcttgaaaataccCTGCAAAATCTGTTGATTCGCGTCATTGAAGtgcaataagttaatttaCCTATATACCGAGTTGAACAAGTTCACCAGATGTTACGATCTCTTCTTTGCATTCTTGAGATAGCGTACTCTCATTACAAGTTGTTGTCGTTCACCCTCTACCTCGGCAAACTTGAGACTTAATTCTGAATATCTCCCCTGCATTTCCTTCAGTTCTGCCTCCATTGATTCGTTCCTATCCCTCAGCAACgccatttcattttttaattcatcaaGATATCCAGTATCGTTCGTAGTATTGCTGCCATTCAAATTCAGTCGAGGTCAGATTGGGAaacattttctttctcatgGCAAGTCACATGCAAAATGAACTTATATGTGGCTGAAATGATACCtgtttattgatgttgatgtagAATTGTTGGCATCTGATATCTTGCTCGTAGTGCTTGAATCTTCATCtgaatttctttcttcttcattcaATCTAAGATTCAGGGCCTCATCCTCTGCAGGTTGAGCCACCTATATTCCAGGAAAACTGTTGTTAGATTTCAGGGAAACAAATAGTTGGAGAGAATTCCACGCTTTAAcactaagaaaaaaaaggagcaAAGCTTGCCAACCTTTTCGACTTCATTCTCACAATATCGAATACTGCTTTCGTCGAGCACTACCAGTCTCTCTTCGAACTCTTCAATTTTGTTGTGAAGATCCTTTTCCTTCTCTAGAAATGTATTACTCGATATTTCCAAAGCACTTTCCTTTAACTTGATCTGATCCTGTTGTCATGAAACTCAATCAGTATCCCATATTCTAGAGCAACATCGAAACACGGATAGCTGAACTCATTAAACAAGTATTTTGAAGCCAGTTCATCTggcattttcatatttaatagtATATGAAATTATCTGCCGCTCATTGGAATAGGAGCCGTTTTTATGATCTGACTTTGACATATAGCATTCAGGGTATAAATAACATATGAATAAACTCAGCCAGGACGCAGATTACCTCaagcaatttaattttccCCTTGAGATTTGCAGCCTCTTTGGAGCCACAAGGAACAGGCGTACTAGTTTCTGAAGTTGCTTCATCTGCATCTAGAGTTGCTGCGTCCTTTATCTTCATCTCCATGCTACTTAATGCATCTACCGCCTTCTTCAGATCgtcttttaataaaaccactTGTTTCCTTAATTCCACTTTCTCCAACTCATCCTCTAATAGAGAATGCTTTAACTCTGTATACTGTGCTTTAAGAGAGTCTAGCTCCGACTGCAGAGTCCCAGCTGTcaactctttttcttccaaaagaCAACTCGCTTTATTCAATTCCTTCTGCAACTCTTCAGCTTCACTTTTCAGCAACATAATCCTGCTTTCAAGTTCAATTCTTTCGTCATTCCCTTGCTCCATGAGCAATTTCATCTCCTTAACAGATAATCTCATTTGTTCCAACTCATGCATCAAACTCTCCTTAGCTTCCACCTCCTCTGACAGAATTTTATTCTTAGCTATGTATGTATCGATCTCATTCTTGAGCTTTAAAATTTCGTCTGAGAGAAGCCTCTCAGTTTCTTCAGCATGCTTCTTCTGATATTCCAGCTGCAGCTCTCTATCCTCGATTTCTGACTGCATCTGTTCTATTTGCTTTGTCATCAATACGACTTGGTTAGCAAGTTGATACAATCTACTCTCGTAATCTTCTTTGACAGATTGGTGTTCTTCAGAAGCTTTCTGGATCATATCTTCCAAATGGATTTTCTGTAAACGGAGCTCATTTGCTTCTGCTAAAGCTTTGGTCGCCAGTTTCTCATTAGCTTCAAGTGTAGATGCCATCTGCACAGAAAGCCTTCTAAACTCCTCCTGAAGCCTCTCTGCCGTGTTAGCATTTTGCCACCGCGTTTTTCTGAATGCTTCCTCAGCTCTTATTGCTCTCTGCTCCTGCTCAACTTTGGAGCACATAAGAGCTTCCAGATCAGCTTCAAATCCTTGTGACTGTTTTTCAAGTTCATCCTCTAAGCTCTTGAC includes:
- the LOC105164234 gene encoding protein LURP-one-related 11-like: MAKIHPNYTSTSSSNSSCCVSSSERETFTVWMKSLVFHGNGCTVFNSRGDVVFRVDNYQQRCSRKVYLMDSNGKVLFTISRKKLPIFGWWEGFKWTGNSRVGVERPWFQVRRTHPILSKDVSCIVNLKSDENMGSCYRIIGLEGKSALKILDFSGQIVAEATQKQSSSGVPLGEDVLALMVEGNADRSLIMALVTVYGLINNKL